One region of Populus trichocarpa isolate Nisqually-1 chromosome 4, P.trichocarpa_v4.1, whole genome shotgun sequence genomic DNA includes:
- the LOC18098425 gene encoding abscisic acid 8'-hydroxylase CYP707A2, giving the protein MEFSPSVFFLSFASILLLVGGLLFKSLLKFFASDRPQSLPLPPGTMGWPYMGETFQLYSQDPNVFFASKRKRYGSIFKTHILGCPCVMISSPEAAKFVLVTKSHLFKPTFPASKERMLGKEAIFFHQGAYHMKLRKLVLRAFLPEAIKNIVPDIQNIAKDSLQYWEGRLINTFQEMKSYTFNVALLSIFGKDEVLYREDLKRCYYILEKGYNSMPINLPGTLFNKSMKARKELARILAKILSTRRQMKLDHNDLLGSFMGDKEGLTDDQIADNIIGVIFAARDTTASVLTWILKYLGENPSVLQAVTEEQEAIMRSEEKGDEEKLLTWADTKKMPITSRVIQETLRVASILSFTFREAVEDVEYEGYLIPKGWKVLPLFRNIHHSPELFPDPEKFDPSRFEVAPKPNTFMPFGNGTHSCPGNELAKVEILVLLHHLTTKYRWSIVGANNGIQYGPFALPQNGLPIILSHKS; this is encoded by the exons ATGGAATTCTCCCCCTCTGTGTTTTTCCTATCATTTGCTTCCATTCTATTGCTTGTAGGAGGACTTCTCTTCAAGTCCCTCCTCAAATTCTTTGCTTCTGATCGCCCCCAGAGTTTGCCACTCCCTCCCGGCACCATGGGATGGCCTTATATGGGTGAAACATTCCAACTCTACTCTCAAGACCCCAATGTCTTCTTTGCCTCTAAGAGAAAGAGGTATGGCTCTATCTTCAAGACCCACATCTTGGGCTGTCCCTGTGTCATGATATCCAGCCCTGAAGCTGCAAAATTTGTCCTTGTAACCAAATCCCATCTCTTCAAGCCAACATTTCCGGCTAGTAAAGAAAGGATGTTAGGCAAAGAAGCCATATTCTTTCACCAGGGAGCCTACCACATGAAATTGAGAAAGCTTGTTCTTCGTGCTTTCTTGCCtgaagcaataaaaaacatCGTCCCTGATATTCAAAACATTGCCAAGGACTCTCTTCAATATTGGGAAGGAAGATTAATTAACACTTTCCAAGAAATGAAATCA TACACATTCAATGTTGCATTACTTTCAATATTTGGGAAGGATGAAGTTCTATATAGAGAAGATCTTAAGAGGTGCTACTACATTCTCGAGAAGGGATACAATTCAATGCCCATTAACCTCCCAGGAACACTCTTCAACAAATCAATGAAAGCAAGAAAAGAGCTGGCTAGGATCTTGGCTAAAATCTTGTCCACAAGGAGGCAAATGAAGCTTGATCACAATGACTTACTTGGATCTTTCATGGGTGACAAGGAAGGTCTCACTGACGATCAAATTGCCGACAACATCATTGGAGTAATCTTTGCTGCTCGTGACACCACAGCTAGTGTTTTGACATGGATTCTTAAATACCTTGGAGAGAATCCAAGTGTTCTTCAAGCTGTCACT GAAGAGCAGGAGGCCATAATGAGGAGTGAAGAAAAGGGTGATGAGGAGAAGCTCCTTACATGGGCAGATACCAAGAAGATGCCGATAACTTCAAGGGTCATTCAAGAAACTCTAAGAGTTGCCTCGATTTTATCTTTTACCTTCAGAGAGGCGGTGGAGGATGTTGAATATGAAG GATATTTGATCCCTAAGGGTTGGAAAGTCTTGCCACTTTTCAGAAACATTCACCACAGCCCAGAACTGTTTCCAGATCCTGAGAAGTTCGATCCTTCAAGATTTGAG GTTGCACCGAAGCCCAATACATTTATGCCATTTGGGAATGGGACCCACTCATGTCCTGGGAACGAGCTAGCCAAGGTGGAGATTTTGGTGCTACTCCATCACCTAACCACCAAGTACAG GTGGTCTATTGTGGGTGCAAATAATGGGATTCAGTACGGCCCTTTTGCCCTTCCCCAGAATGGTTTGCCCATCATTTTATCCCACAAGTCATAG
- the LOC18098424 gene encoding uncharacterized protein LOC18098424, whose translation MEKATSSAASASAAAPAKIGGGGSRRQSDLNRSFKLAIRSLLTSCSKQELAKAFSKFSNAEQESLHRLFIQVITSLHKMVEDEFESLCLETQVGTALETVEQLVEEQNLDPLFSEKSNIMDAAKSLSMEKKNEIHYLMGMLEKAEEQNRRIRDRVELLKQKMPDDSGISVVMEKFKSGNLSYGTCSNGI comes from the exons ATGGAGAAAGCAACTAGTAGtgctgcttctgcttctgctgcTGCTCCTGCTAAaataggaggaggaggatcaagGAGGCAATCCGATCTCAACAGATCCTTCAAGCTCGCTATTCGCTCTCTCCTCACTTCCTGCTCCAAACAG gaGTTGGCAAAAGCATTTTCCAAGTTTAGTAATGCAGAGCAGGAAAGTCTTCACCGTCTTTTCAttcag GTTATTACTTCTTTGCATAAAATGGTAGAG gatGAGTTCGAGTCTCTATGCCTCGAAACACAG GTGGGAACTGCTCTTGAGACTGTGGAGCAACTTGTAGAAGAGCAAAATCTGGACCCTTTGTTCTCAGAAAA GTCTAATATAATGGATGCTGCAAAGAGTCTATCaatggagaagaaaaatgagatcCACTATTTGATGGGCATGCTGGAAAAG GCTGAAGAGCAGAATCGCCGTATCCGAGATCGTGTTGAACTACTCAAGCAAAAAATGCCTGATGACTCGGGCATCTCAGTTGTCATGGAGAAG TTCAAAAGTGGCAATTTAAGTTATGGAACATGCAGTAATGGGATTTAA